In one window of Hymenobacter nivis DNA:
- a CDS encoding glycoside hydrolase family 3 N-terminal domain-containing protein, which translates to MNKNGQLDKYEDWRLPVDERARDLATKLSVPQIAGLMLYSAHQAIPAEAGPFAAGTYQGKLFTDGGIDAAEVTDQQRDFLLKDNLRHVLITQVQSPAMAARWNNNVQALVEGSAFGIPANNSSDPRNGTNSGVEYTAGAGGQISQWPDELGLAATFDPAMVQQFGHIAAQEYRALGITTALSPQIDLGTEPRWSRISDTFGEDPQLGAAMARAYVDGFQTSEGSQELAGGWGFGSVNAMMKHWPGGGPGESGRDAHYAYGKFAVYPGHNFDEHLVPFVEGALKLRGKTRMAAAVMPYYTISSGIDSKNKEQVGNGYSQYLITDLLRGKYGYDGVVCTDWSVTANEGATPAVFAGKSWGMEGKSVAERHYKILEAGADQFGGNNAAGPVLEAYALGVQAHGEAAMRARFEQSAVRLLRNIFRVGLFENPYLSPEKSQELVGQADYMRAGYAAQQQSVVVLKNAGQVLPLPAKKTVYVPQKFIPARQGFAGPPSPEHYEDVAKAAVLARYFTVTEDPAKADYALVFIGSPSSGTGYDAADAQRGGTGYVPISLQYGPYTATAARAHSLMAGDPAEPTVTDRTYRGKSVTSSNWQNLKMVEQTYAAMKGKPVIVAVDASRPFVPAEFEKYANGLVVSFGVSHQAVLDVLTGLAEPRGLLPVQLPANMQTVEQQNEDIPHDMECYTDAAGHTYDFGYGLNWQGIIHDARTTRYANRVAKPLIHLTGATVTLVCPTPGAKVYYTVSGATPTFTADNEYKKPFRLKPGATVKALAKVAGVDNSSLAIYPALARK; encoded by the coding sequence TTGAATAAGAATGGACAGTTAGACAAATACGAGGATTGGCGTCTGCCGGTAGACGAACGGGCCCGCGACCTGGCGACGAAGCTATCCGTTCCGCAAATTGCCGGGCTGATGCTCTACAGCGCCCACCAGGCCATTCCGGCCGAGGCTGGTCCGTTTGCGGCGGGCACCTATCAAGGCAAGCTCTTTACCGACGGCGGCATCGACGCGGCCGAGGTGACCGACCAGCAGCGCGATTTTTTGCTCAAGGACAATCTGCGCCACGTGCTCATTACGCAGGTGCAGAGCCCGGCCATGGCGGCCCGCTGGAACAATAACGTGCAGGCACTGGTGGAAGGCAGCGCATTTGGTATTCCGGCCAACAACAGCTCCGACCCGCGCAACGGTACCAATTCGGGGGTGGAGTATACGGCCGGCGCGGGCGGGCAGATTTCGCAATGGCCCGACGAGCTGGGCCTGGCCGCCACCTTCGACCCGGCCATGGTGCAGCAGTTTGGCCACATCGCGGCCCAGGAGTACCGGGCCCTAGGCATCACGACGGCCCTCTCGCCCCAAATCGACCTGGGCACCGAGCCGCGCTGGTCGCGCATCTCGGACACTTTCGGCGAAGACCCGCAGCTGGGCGCTGCGATGGCGCGGGCTTACGTCGATGGCTTCCAGACCTCGGAGGGGTCGCAGGAACTAGCTGGTGGCTGGGGCTTTGGCAGCGTGAACGCCATGATGAAGCACTGGCCCGGCGGCGGCCCCGGGGAAAGCGGCCGCGACGCGCACTACGCCTACGGTAAATTCGCGGTGTACCCCGGCCACAATTTCGACGAGCACCTGGTGCCCTTCGTGGAAGGCGCGCTGAAGCTGCGCGGCAAAACCCGCATGGCCGCCGCCGTGATGCCCTACTACACCATCTCGTCGGGCATCGACAGCAAGAACAAGGAGCAGGTAGGCAACGGCTACAGCCAGTACCTCATCACCGACCTGCTGCGCGGCAAATACGGCTACGACGGAGTGGTGTGCACCGACTGGTCGGTGACGGCCAACGAGGGCGCGACGCCCGCGGTATTTGCCGGCAAGTCGTGGGGCATGGAGGGCAAGTCGGTGGCCGAGCGCCACTACAAGATTCTGGAGGCCGGCGCCGACCAGTTTGGGGGCAACAATGCCGCCGGGCCGGTGCTGGAAGCCTACGCCCTCGGGGTGCAGGCGCACGGCGAGGCGGCCATGCGGGCACGGTTCGAGCAGTCGGCGGTGCGGCTGCTGCGCAATATTTTCCGGGTGGGCCTCTTCGAGAACCCCTACCTCAGCCCCGAGAAGTCGCAGGAGCTCGTCGGCCAGGCCGACTACATGCGGGCGGGCTACGCAGCCCAGCAGCAGTCGGTGGTGGTGCTCAAAAACGCCGGCCAGGTGCTGCCCCTGCCGGCCAAGAAAACGGTGTACGTGCCCCAAAAATTCATTCCGGCCCGGCAGGGATTCGCTGGTCCGCCCAGCCCCGAGCACTACGAGGACGTGGCGAAGGCGGCCGTGCTGGCGCGCTATTTCACCGTGACCGAAGACCCGGCCAAGGCCGACTACGCGCTGGTATTCATTGGCAGCCCCAGCAGCGGGACGGGCTACGACGCGGCCGACGCGCAGCGCGGGGGTACCGGCTACGTGCCCATTAGCTTGCAGTACGGCCCCTACACCGCCACGGCCGCCCGCGCCCATAGCCTGATGGCCGGCGACCCCGCCGAGCCCACCGTAACCGACCGCACCTACCGCGGCAAAAGCGTGACGAGCAGCAACTGGCAGAACCTCAAAATGGTCGAGCAGACCTACGCCGCCATGAAGGGCAAGCCGGTTATCGTGGCGGTAGATGCCAGCAGGCCGTTCGTGCCCGCCGAGTTCGAGAAGTACGCCAACGGGCTGGTCGTCAGCTTCGGCGTGTCGCACCAGGCGGTGCTCGACGTGCTCACGGGCCTGGCTGAGCCCCGGGGCCTGCTGCCCGTGCAGCTGCCGGCCAACATGCAAACCGTGGAGCAGCAAAATGAGGACATTCCACACGACATGGAGTGCTATACCGACGCGGCCGGTCACACTTATGATTTTGGGTATGGCCTGAACTGGCAGGGCATCATCCACGACGCCCGCACCACCCGGTACGCCAACCGCGTGGCTAAGCCGCTTATCCACCTGACCGGCGCGACGGTGACCCTTGTCTGTCCGACACCGGGAGCCAAGGTGTACTATACCGTCTCGGGGGCCACCCCTACTTTCACAGCGGATAACGAGTACAAAAAGCCGTTTCGCTTGAAGCCTGGAGCGACCGTGAAAGCGCTAGCCAAAGTAGCGGGAGTAGACAACAGCAGCTTAGCCATCTACCCGGCGCTGGCTAGAAAGTAA
- a CDS encoding integrase core domain-containing protein, translating to MVESGWSILKTELLPRGACSVDLEEARLELAEYLDHYCNTQRLHSALGYCTPLEIELQYRFNLP from the coding sequence TTGGTCGAGAGCGGCTGGAGCATCCTCAAAACCGAATTGCTGCCTCGCGGAGCCTGTTCTGTCGATCTAGAAGAAGCCCGCTTGGAACTGGCCGAGTATCTGGACCATTACTGCAATACCCAGCGGCTGCACTCCGCCCTGGGTTACTGTACCCCGCTCGAAATCGAACTCCAGTACCGTTTCAACCTACCTTAG
- a CDS encoding DDE-type integrase/transposase/recombinase, with translation MAAANKLASWPAATAPNQLWVGDSPCLALATGHWAYLTYWRNAFSQRAVGWHVSESLHTDLMLSAFNRATAVCQPPPGLLVHADRSSQYPSEAFT, from the coding sequence GTGGCTGCCGCCAACAAACTCGCCAGCTGGCCCGCGGCCACGGCCCCCAATCAACTTTGGGTCGGCGACAGCCCCTGCCTAGCCCTGGCAACGGGGCACTGGGCTTACCTGACCTACTGGCGTAACGCCTTTTCCCAGCGGGCGGTGGGTTGGCACGTGAGCGAGTCACTGCATACCGACCTGATGCTAAGCGCTTTTAATCGGGCTACTGCGGTCTGCCAGCCCCCGCCCGGCCTGCTCGTGCACGCCGACCGCAGCAGCCAGTACCCCAGCGAAGCCTTTACCTGA
- a CDS encoding IS3 family transposase: MASWQVAAQHVFITHAHRYGQRRLRAPLQREGHAVGRCRLRRRMVTSGLCTLIAPLPVPHARPRQPRRLWLPPTNSPAGPRPRPPINFGSATAPA, encoded by the coding sequence GTGGCCTCCTGGCAGGTGGCCGCGCAACACGTTTTTATCACTCATGCCCACCGCTATGGCCAGCGTCGACTGCGGGCCCCACTCCAGCGCGAAGGCCACGCGGTGGGTCGTTGCCGCCTGCGGAGACGGATGGTTACCAGCGGCTTGTGCACCCTCATCGCGCCACTACCCGTCCCCCACGCACGACCCAGGCAGCCCCGTAGGCTGTGGCTGCCGCCAACAAACTCGCCAGCTGGCCCGCGGCCACGGCCCCCAATCAACTTTGGGTCGGCGACAGCCCCTGCCTAG